The Gracilibacillus caseinilyticus genome segment CGTGAATGAAGAAAATATCTATACAGATGTAGAAGGTATTGAGCACCATTTAAGCTGGAACTCTATAGATCGTATCGGGAGTCTTGTTCAATTTTTAGAAGATCCAGAAAGACTGGAGCAACTGAAAAACTTTCAAATGAATAAAGAATAGCCGTTTGGTTCTATCTGCTGGTTTTGATGTATATATATATTCTGAAACCATTCAGATAGGGTGATAGAATGAAAATAGATGGAGTTTTCTCTGGTGGTGGTGTCAAGGCTTTTGCGTTTATCGGTGCATTGCAAGCCTTAGAAGAACATAATATCCAGTTTGAACGTGTCGCTGGTACATCGGCAGGTGCGTTGTTCGCGACTTTTATAGCGGCTGGGTATTCCGCGGAAGAACTGCAAGAATTGTTCTTGGATTTACCATTAGAGAATTTTCTTGATCAGTCGAAGTTCGGTGCTGCATTTCCGATTATTAAATGGATAACGCTTTACCGGACAATGGGCTTGTATAGAGGAAACTATTTTCAATATTGGCTTGAAGAAAAGCTTCAAGAAAAAGGTGTAAAAACATTTTTCGATTTACCTACAGGAAAGCTGAAGATTGTATCTGCGGACTTAACCTTGAATCAGGTTGTTATTTTTCCGGATGATCTAGCTAAATATTATCACATTGATTCCACTTATTATACCGTTGCTAAAGCAGTACGAAGCAGTATTTCCATTCCATATTTTTTTCGCCCCTTTAAGCTAAATAATCCCCAAACAAAACGTAAAAGCTATATTGTAGACGGGATGATCTTGAGTAATTTTCCTTTGTGGTTATTTGACAGAGGGAAGCATACGAGAGTACGTCCGATTGTTGGTATGCAGTTATCAGATCCGAGGCAGAAGCAGCCGAAACATAAAATTAATAATTCGCTCGATATGTTGTTTGCCATGATGAATACAATGCGGAATGCTTATGATACACGTTATATAGCGGAGAATGTTGCGAAAGATATTATCTTTTTTCCGATTGAAGACATCAGTGCGACCGATTTTCAACTTTCACGTGACGATAAACTAAAATTAATTGAAATTGGCTACCAACGTACGAACAAATTTCTGAGAAAATGGTCAAAATAAAAAAGAACAGAGCGGTTTATAACGACGCTCTGTTCTTTTTATTTTTCTGTTTATTACCTTCAATGACGCGTAAATGTGTTGCAGATCGATTTGATGATTTCAGTGGGCGGATGGCTTTTTTGGTAGAAAAATTTGGTTTTAATGCTGACGATTTCGTTTTGAAGTTGCTTTGTTGTGTTTTGTATCTTTGCTTGGATTGTTTGACTGCTTTTCGGTATTTTTTTAGTTCGTCCGTTGAACGTTTTCTCATTAAGAAGAAATAAACTAATCCAAAAATAGCTGCACCTATTAATAAAGAGATTAGTAGTGAAGAAAGTAATCCAACTGTGTCATTGATTAATGCTGTTGCGAAACCCACTACGGCTAATCCTATTAAGACATAGACGAGACTAGAACCTATTTTTCGATTCAATTGTGATTCCTCCTTTAGTTCAAGTTTTTCGAAAAAAATGTTCTTTCTATAGTTATACCCGTTTTGAATTGGTTTTTATACAAAATATTTGAAATTGATGTTTACAAAGAGTTGTTAGTTCTATTGTATAAAAAAAAGAGTAAAATAACTAGGTCGTTTTTTACCAAAAGCATGAAATAGTGGAAATTGGTTAGCCTAATGCTGAGGTGATAAAAAGATGCGACGATTAAATACAGATGATGACAAAAAACAGAAAGTATCCTTACTGCCAAAAACAATTAGCATCGGTTTTTTTGGGGGGTTAATCTGGAGCACAGTAGCTGCTTTTGCAGGATTCTTTCACTTTACAACCATTACACCTAAAAGCTTTATACTACGTTCATGGCTGCAAAATTCCTGGTCTGATCAGTGGACGGGGGAATTAGTGTCCATTTTAGTGATCAGTTTGTTGTCGATTGGATTTGCGTGCTTATATTATCTTATGTTAAAAAAGTTTAATGGGATTCTGCCAGGTATCATTACTGGTATAGCTCTGTGGTTTGTTGTTTTTTGGCTGATGAAGCCGCTCTTTTCTAATATTCCAGCTTTCTTTGAACTAGATAGCGATACAATCGTTACAACTATGTGTTTGTTTATCTTATATAGTGTATTTATTGGATATTCGATTTCTTTTGCCTATCAGCAGCATTATGGTGAAAATAATTAATCAATTGTGTTACTATGGTAAAGAAAGCATGTTCAATGGGGTGAGTCGATGGGGAAGATATTATTGTTAAATGGTCCCAACCTTAACCGGTTAGGAAAGAGAGAACCTGAAGTTTATGGTCACGAAACATTGAAGGATGTTGAAGAACAGGTAAGACAACTCGTTGAAACGAAGCACTTTCATCTAGATGCGAAACAATCTAATCATGAAGGAGAATTAATCGATTGGATCCATGCAGCAGAAGGAGAATATGCTGGCATTATTTTTAATCCAGGTGCATATACACATACCAGCATCGCTATCAGAGACGCGATCAGTTCTGTTACTGTACCCGTTATTGAAGTACATATTTCCAATGTACATAAAAGGGAATCATTTAGACATATATCTATGTTAGCACCAGTCTGTGCTGGCCAGATCGTTGGATTAGGAACAACAGGATACCAATTAGCAGCAACCTATCTGTTAGAAGAAAAAGAACAAAAGGGGTGAATAGCGCATGAATCGCTTGGAGAAATTACGAGAAGTTTTAAATAATGAACAGTTAGATGGGTTATTAATTACCAGTCCAGTTAACAGAAGGTATATGACAGGTTTTACTGGAACAGCAGGAGTTGCACTAGTTACCGATAATGAGGCTATTTTTATTACAGATTTTAGATACACAGAGCAAGCAGCTGATCAAGTTAAAGAATTTACTATTAAAGAACATAAAGGACCAATTCAGGAAACCGTTGCAGCACTTGTGGATTCGTTACAACTGAAGAATCTTGGTTTTGAAAAAAAAGATTTGACTTATGCTCTATTTGAAACATATCAAAAAGCAGTAGCAACAAAGCTTGTGCCATCAGATGGATTGATTGAGAAATTGCGCTTGATTAAAGATCAAGATGAGATTAATATAATAAAGGATGCATGTAAAATTGCAGATGATGCCTTTGATCATATTTTACAGTACATAAAGCCAGGCGTAAAAGAGATCGATATTGCCAATGAATTAGAGTTTTTCATGCGAAAACAAGGTGCTACTTCATCTAGTTTTGATATGATTGTAGCTTCTGGCTATCGATCTGCATTACCTCATGGTGTAGCGTCATCAAAGGAAATAAAAGCAGGCGAATTAGTGACATTGGATTTCGGAGCATTATATAAAGGGTATGCTTCAGATATTACAAGAACGGTTGCAGTCGGAGAGATTTCAGAAGAGTTACAATCGATCTATCAAACTGTTTTGGATGCTCAGTTAAAAGGTGTAGCTGGAATAAAAGCTGGTATTACTGCAAAAGAAGCAGACGCCTTAACTAGAGACCATATCGGCGATAAAGGCTATGGAACATATTTTGGACACTCTACTGGCCACGGTTTAGGCTTGGATGTTCATGAAATGCCAGGGTTGTCTTTCCGTTCGGATGAGGTGTTACAACCAGGTATGATTGTAACTGTTGAACCAGGAATCTACATTCCAAATGTCGGAGGATGTCGTATCGAAGATGACATTCTTATTCAGGAAGATGGTAATGAGAGATTAACCAATGCACCAAAGGAACTAATTCAGTTGCCTGTATCGTAAATTACAGAGGAGGAATAAGATGATTTCAGTAAATGATTTCAAAACAGGTTTAACCATCGAAGTGGATGGTGGAATCTGGCAAGTAATGGAGTTTCAACACGTAAAACCAGGTAAGGGTGCTGCATTCGTTCGTTCAAAATTGCGTAATTTGCGTAATGGAAGTATCCAGGAGAAAACATTCCGTGGTGGTGAAAAAGTAAATAAAGCACATATTGAAAACCGTAAAATGCAATATTTATATGCTTCAGGTGATATGCATACCTTTATGGATACGAATACGTTTGATCAGACAGAACTGCCAGCTAATCAAATAGAACGTGAGCTTCAATTTATTAAAGAGAACATGGAAGTTAATATTTTAACGTATGAAGGGGAGACGATCGGTGTAGATCTTCCAAACAACGTTGAATTAACAGTAACTGAAACAGAACCAGGTATTAAAGGTGATACAGCAAGCGGTGGAACAAAGCCTGCAATACTAGAAACAGGGTTATCTGTACAAGTACCATTCTTCGTCAACCAAGGCGACGTACTGGTCATTTCAACAAACGACGGAAAATACGTTTCCCGTGCATAGTTCTATTTAAACTACTAAGTGATTGCACTTAGTAGTTTTTTTTGAATGAAGAAAGTATTTATAAAGGTGAATTCCAGAAGCAATCATGCTCAAAATGAAGTATAGGTTCTGATATTACGAGTGGTTGACCGGAGCGGTATCGTACCACTAACAGGATTTCAAAATAAGCACAGTGCTAGTTGACATAATCCGTATTATAGGTAGTTATATATACTTAAGTTAGAGGGTGGGTGTTTCTTTTAACATTCTTGAATCTTCCCCTCTAGTATAGGAAATATTGATATAGAGACAAGAGGACTGCACGCTTCCGAGCATAGCTACTTCGTCTTTCCAACTCAACTCATATCACCAAACTCAAAATTATACTGAAAGTCGTGTAGTTAACATATTCTATATTATCAAACATAGTATTTAAACTAAGAGAACCGGGCTGGCTATGCTCGGTTTTTGTTTGTCACTATTTTTACAGAGCTCGTACCTATCTATGGTTATATCTATCACGGAGTCGCATAGAATGTTTATAGAAAAAGCTTATGGAAAAGAGGAATATGTGATGGAAAGTGTTCTGCAAATTCTGCCCAATCATATTACAGACCATATCCATGCCGTACTTGAGGATAAAGACTTCGATGTTCAAGAAATCAGACTTAGAGTCAATCAGCCTGTTGAACTGAACAACGGAAGAGATGTTCGCTGGTTACAACAAACACACTTTAGCCAATCAGACGCAACCTTGTTTCTCAATAAAATAAGTGACTTTTCGTTATATCGGTTAGAGGAAGAATTACGTCACGGTTTTATTACCATTCAAGGCGGACATCGCATTGGCATTTCAGGTTCAGTTGTAGTCGAAAATAGACAAGTGAAGGCCATTCATCATATCAGTTCCTTTAACATTCGAATTGCTAAACCTCAATTCGGAGTTATCCATGCGTACACACCTTATCTGATCACAGATACAATTCAAAATACACTGATAATTGGTCCGCCACAATCAGGAAAAACGACATTGCTTAGAGATATAGCCAACTATTGTGGCAGCTCGAAGTTGCAGCTAAAAACCGCAATTGTGGATGAGCGTTCAGAAATTTGTGCATCTATTAACGGTGTCCCGCAACATTTATTTGCACCTAGAATTGACGTACTCGACCGCTGTCCTAAGGCAGAAGGTATGATGATGTTTGTCAGATCGATGTCACCGGAAGTGGTTATAGTCGATGAAATAGGCAGTGAACGAGATGCGGAAGCAATTGATGAAGTCATACATGCTGGAGTGCAAATAGTTTGCACCGTTCACGGGAAGTCGCTTGAAGATATTATGAAAAGACCAACGATGAAGAATATCTTAGAGAAAAATATTTTTCAGCGCTTTATGATTTTATCGAATCAACAGCGTGCAGGAGAAGTGACGGAGATACTTGATGCATCAGGACAATCTCTTTATAAAAGCCGTGTTAAAGTATGGTGAAACTATTGGCAAGCTTATTAATTGTCGGTTCTCTAACGTGGATTGGGCACGAATATGCTAGGAATCTAGCAAATCGTCCACGGATTATACGGATGTTGAAAAGTGCTTTGCAAATTCTTGAAGCTGAAATTGTCTACAGTCAATCTACCGTACAAGAAGCGCTATTCGCGGTATCTAAACAAATACCTCAACCAATATCGAGTCTGTTTCATGATTTGGCATCTGATATTGCACAAGAAAAAGAACAATTATACCCTGTGTGGGAGCTTCACATCAACCGTTTTCACCAAAAACAACCATTACAGGCAGAAGATAGAGAAATTCTCCAGCAATTTGGTCGAACGCTTGGCCAACATGATGTAACACAACAGCAAAAATATATTCGACTAGGGATTACTCATTTAGAAAGAAGCTTAGTGGAGGCAGAAGAAAGAAATCAACAATTTGGTAATATGTCTAGAAGTGTAGGCTTTTTGATTGGTATGTTTATCGTTTTACTCTTGCTATAGAGAGGAGTTATCGCGTGATTGGAGATACGAGTGTATTATTCCAGATTGCTGGTATAGGCATTATTGTAGCTATGATTCATACAATTTTAAAACAAATGGGAAAAGAAGAGTATGCACAATTCGTAAGCTTGGTAGGGTTTATTATCGTACTGCTTTTCGTTCTGAACAGCATATCTGAACTGTTCCAGCAAATCCAAGCTGTATTTTTTCTAAAAGGATAATGGTTTATGGAAATATTTGAAGTGATCAGTGTCGGAATTATTACCTCTGTACTATTCTTATTGCTGAAGGACAAGCAGCCTAGCATTGCTTTTCTAATAGTTGTGCTCACCGTTCTATACTTCTTTATATATGTGATGCAATATGTCCATGAAATCTTAAATCTGATCACATATTTGGGTGAACAAGCTAATATTGATGCGGTATATATTAAAACAATTTTGCAAATTATAGGTATTTCGTACATTACTGACATAGGCGCAAACATAGTAAAAGACGCGGGATTAGAATCGATAGCAGTAAAAATTGAAATGATCGGAAAAGTGTTTATTCTTATTTTGGCCATACCGATATTTAAGTCATTAATTGAGACCATCATAAATATTTTTCCAATCGCTTAGTTAGGAAGGATATACATGAGCTGGACAAAACTATGTACGATGCTGGTTCTCTTATTCATCGTCATTCCGGTACCGCTGCACGGCGATGCGAACACCAATCAAACCGAAGCCTACCGTTCTTTAATCGAAGGGAGCGAGATAGAAAGTTATTGGGAATACCTGGGACAAGAATACCAAGAGGCATTACCAGATCTGAACAAAAAAAGTTTGTGGTCGATGATAAAAGGAGATGGAAACGTCAGTGTGCAAGACTGGTTAAAAGGTTCACTACGTTACTTCTTCTACGAATTACTCGAAAATGGTAAATTATTAGCCACTTTAATGTTACTGACATTATTCTGTCTCCTACTGCAGACGATTCAGAATGCATTCGAAAAACAGGTTGTAAGTAAAGTTGCTTACGCCATTGTCTATATTATTTTAATTATAATCGCTTTGCAGAGTTTTCAACTCGCAGCTACTTATGTCGTCGACACAGTCAGAATGGCACAAAGCTTCTTGCTGGCGATTTTACCATTATTATTAGGGATTCTTTCTTCATTAGGACAATTGGTCACTATCTCTTTTTTTCATCCAATAATTATTACGCTAATACCAACTAGTGTATTTGTTATTTCTAAAATTGTCATTCCGTTGATTTTGATTTCAGCGATTTTACAAATTGTCAGCACGATCAGTCCTGAATACAAGGCCACAAAGCTTGCCAATTTAATAAAAAATGTTGCCATCAGTATTATGGGGATTCTGCTTACTGTATTTCTAGGTGTAATATCTGTCCAAGGAGCCGCAAGCGCCATTCAAGATGGAATTGCAATGCGGACAGCGAAATTTGTAACAGGTAACTTTATACCTGTTATCGGCAGAGTATTTACCGATGCGACGGATACCGTACTAAGTGCAACCATCCTGATAAAAAACGGGATCGGCATTATCGGTGTCGTGATTTTGATAGGAATTGTATTATTTCCAGCTATTAAAATTTTTGCTATTTCACTTATGTACAAAATTGCAACAGCTGTATTGCAACCTATTGGTGACGGTCCTGTGATTGAATGCTTAGATGTCATTGGCAAGCATATACTCTATTTATTTGCTGCATTGTTATTAGCTACATTTATGTTTTTCTTTACCATTGTTATTTTAATCATTTCCAGTAATTTAACGATGATGGTGAGATAAGGGGGGGTTGATCATTGAGTATATATCGAATTGGATATTACAAGTTATTATTTATATCATTTTAGCTATGCTTGTCGACCTGCTTCTCCCAAGTAATGCATTAAAACAATACGTAAAATTAGTGGTCGGTCTTCTTTTAATCCTGATCATCTTACAACCAATATTATCCGTATTTTCAATTGATGTATCACGCATAGTAGATAATTTGTTCCAAACTAGAGAAACGGCTTCTGTTGAAACTTCGATAGAAAATCAAATGAATCAGCAGAAAAGTGAAATAGAA includes the following:
- a CDS encoding patatin-like phospholipase family protein; translated protein: MKIDGVFSGGGVKAFAFIGALQALEEHNIQFERVAGTSAGALFATFIAAGYSAEELQELFLDLPLENFLDQSKFGAAFPIIKWITLYRTMGLYRGNYFQYWLEEKLQEKGVKTFFDLPTGKLKIVSADLTLNQVVIFPDDLAKYYHIDSTYYTVAKAVRSSISIPYFFRPFKLNNPQTKRKSYIVDGMILSNFPLWLFDRGKHTRVRPIVGMQLSDPRQKQPKHKINNSLDMLFAMMNTMRNAYDTRYIAENVAKDIIFFPIEDISATDFQLSRDDKLKLIEIGYQRTNKFLRKWSK
- a CDS encoding SA1362 family protein — encoded protein: MNRKIGSSLVYVLIGLAVVGFATALINDTVGLLSSLLISLLIGAAIFGLVYFFLMRKRSTDELKKYRKAVKQSKQRYKTQQSNFKTKSSALKPNFSTKKAIRPLKSSNRSATHLRVIEGNKQKNKKNRASL
- a CDS encoding YqhR family membrane protein, which gives rise to MRRLNTDDDKKQKVSLLPKTISIGFFGGLIWSTVAAFAGFFHFTTITPKSFILRSWLQNSWSDQWTGELVSILVISLLSIGFACLYYLMLKKFNGILPGIITGIALWFVVFWLMKPLFSNIPAFFELDSDTIVTTMCLFILYSVFIGYSISFAYQQHYGENN
- the aroQ gene encoding type II 3-dehydroquinate dehydratase, whose amino-acid sequence is MGKILLLNGPNLNRLGKREPEVYGHETLKDVEEQVRQLVETKHFHLDAKQSNHEGELIDWIHAAEGEYAGIIFNPGAYTHTSIAIRDAISSVTVPVIEVHISNVHKRESFRHISMLAPVCAGQIVGLGTTGYQLAATYLLEEKEQKG
- a CDS encoding M24 family metallopeptidase, whose protein sequence is MNRLEKLREVLNNEQLDGLLITSPVNRRYMTGFTGTAGVALVTDNEAIFITDFRYTEQAADQVKEFTIKEHKGPIQETVAALVDSLQLKNLGFEKKDLTYALFETYQKAVATKLVPSDGLIEKLRLIKDQDEINIIKDACKIADDAFDHILQYIKPGVKEIDIANELEFFMRKQGATSSSFDMIVASGYRSALPHGVASSKEIKAGELVTLDFGALYKGYASDITRTVAVGEISEELQSIYQTVLDAQLKGVAGIKAGITAKEADALTRDHIGDKGYGTYFGHSTGHGLGLDVHEMPGLSFRSDEVLQPGMIVTVEPGIYIPNVGGCRIEDDILIQEDGNERLTNAPKELIQLPVS
- the efp gene encoding elongation factor P, which encodes MISVNDFKTGLTIEVDGGIWQVMEFQHVKPGKGAAFVRSKLRNLRNGSIQEKTFRGGEKVNKAHIENRKMQYLYASGDMHTFMDTNTFDQTELPANQIERELQFIKENMEVNILTYEGETIGVDLPNNVELTVTETEPGIKGDTASGGTKPAILETGLSVQVPFFVNQGDVLVISTNDGKYVSRA
- the spoIIIAA gene encoding stage III sporulation protein AA produces the protein MFIEKAYGKEEYVMESVLQILPNHITDHIHAVLEDKDFDVQEIRLRVNQPVELNNGRDVRWLQQTHFSQSDATLFLNKISDFSLYRLEEELRHGFITIQGGHRIGISGSVVVENRQVKAIHHISSFNIRIAKPQFGVIHAYTPYLITDTIQNTLIIGPPQSGKTTLLRDIANYCGSSKLQLKTAIVDERSEICASINGVPQHLFAPRIDVLDRCPKAEGMMMFVRSMSPEVVIVDEIGSERDAEAIDEVIHAGVQIVCTVHGKSLEDIMKRPTMKNILEKNIFQRFMILSNQQRAGEVTEILDASGQSLYKSRVKVW
- the spoIIIAB gene encoding stage III sporulation protein SpoIIIAB, which encodes MKLLASLLIVGSLTWIGHEYARNLANRPRIIRMLKSALQILEAEIVYSQSTVQEALFAVSKQIPQPISSLFHDLASDIAQEKEQLYPVWELHINRFHQKQPLQAEDREILQQFGRTLGQHDVTQQQKYIRLGITHLERSLVEAEERNQQFGNMSRSVGFLIGMFIVLLLL
- the spoIIIAC gene encoding stage III sporulation protein AC; translation: MIGDTSVLFQIAGIGIIVAMIHTILKQMGKEEYAQFVSLVGFIIVLLFVLNSISELFQQIQAVFFLKG
- the spoIIIAD gene encoding stage III sporulation protein AD, yielding MEIFEVISVGIITSVLFLLLKDKQPSIAFLIVVLTVLYFFIYVMQYVHEILNLITYLGEQANIDAVYIKTILQIIGISYITDIGANIVKDAGLESIAVKIEMIGKVFILILAIPIFKSLIETIINIFPIA
- the spoIIIAE gene encoding stage III sporulation protein AE — translated: MSWTKLCTMLVLLFIVIPVPLHGDANTNQTEAYRSLIEGSEIESYWEYLGQEYQEALPDLNKKSLWSMIKGDGNVSVQDWLKGSLRYFFYELLENGKLLATLMLLTLFCLLLQTIQNAFEKQVVSKVAYAIVYIILIIIALQSFQLAATYVVDTVRMAQSFLLAILPLLLGILSSLGQLVTISFFHPIIITLIPTSVFVISKIVIPLILISAILQIVSTISPEYKATKLANLIKNVAISIMGILLTVFLGVISVQGAASAIQDGIAMRTAKFVTGNFIPVIGRVFTDATDTVLSATILIKNGIGIIGVVILIGIVLFPAIKIFAISLMYKIATAVLQPIGDGPVIECLDVIGKHILYLFAALLLATFMFFFTIVILIISSNLTMMVR